Proteins encoded together in one Kutzneria kofuensis window:
- a CDS encoding glycosyl hydrolase 2 galactose-binding domain-containing protein: MKRVIGAVLGAALALVGPTPSSAAAAPPGLTTLGTAGWTVLSSATATQGGAKISTPGFDTSNWLKVRPDDAGAPGTEITALLQNGKCPDVFFADNMKKCFGTQKKNSGPVTTAQFATPWWFRTDFTASLAAGQSASLVVNGVVGEADVWVNGKEVATSSTVTGAYTKFTFDVTGTLKSGANSLAVEMYPNDPSKMLTLDDVDWNQLPPDNNTGIQFPIQLLVANALSIGNAHVVQNNAADLSSSKLTVKADVTNAGGSSQTGTATATITPPSGGTPITVSQSVTVAAHSKATVTFPVQTISHPQVWWPYQMGAQPMYTLDTSVNGGNGTHEQFGIRTITTKLIGKAPIAPDGVRQYSVNGVPFVVRGGGFAPDLFLRYNSADVSRQIALLKNMGLNVIRLEGHLLPDDFFQQMDKAGILIDSGQQCCDFWEDPGTAQATLDLLRLSAQTIGENERDHPSVFTYSWSDNEPSAEVESAELAGFKAADFSQPIIASAEYKSSPQLGPAGEKEGPYDYVPPNYWYDTSHYDSGDDSRTNAGGSWGFDSEQSAGDTVPTLDSINRFLSASDQSHLWQNPDFNQYHANYETGHGGYKFGTLYTFDTALTNRYGKWSDLASYVQEAQVQNYENTRAQFEAFLDHSTNAAAPSTGTIYWQANKGWPTLLWDLYNYDGDQAGSFFGAKKANQSLHALFAIDNNTVTLDNLSGATQSNVSVEAKVYDTEGKVLDDQGVNGLSLSPQQVRNAVVKPKVPTSAPGNVYFVELLVKQDNAVVDRNVYWQPTKQDAVNWSSTLGNPQATMSQYADLTGLKSLKAATVSATATTSSASGPDGADRVTKVTITNTSTTPTVGFFLRADVRRGTSAGAEQPGDNQVTSTLWDDNDITLWPGESQTLTVTWKSGDLNGATPVVSVSGWNVGKIDVKA, from the coding sequence ATGAAGCGAGTCATCGGCGCGGTGCTCGGCGCCGCGCTAGCGCTGGTGGGGCCGACACCCTCCAGCGCGGCCGCCGCCCCGCCCGGCCTGACAACACTGGGCACCGCCGGCTGGACGGTGCTCAGCAGCGCCACCGCGACGCAGGGCGGCGCGAAGATCTCCACGCCCGGCTTCGACACCTCGAACTGGCTGAAGGTGCGCCCGGACGACGCGGGCGCGCCCGGCACCGAGATCACCGCGCTGCTGCAGAACGGCAAGTGCCCGGACGTGTTCTTCGCGGACAACATGAAGAAGTGCTTCGGCACGCAGAAGAAGAACTCCGGCCCCGTGACCACCGCCCAGTTCGCCACGCCGTGGTGGTTCCGCACCGACTTCACCGCCTCGCTGGCCGCCGGCCAGTCGGCGTCGCTCGTGGTCAACGGCGTGGTCGGCGAGGCCGATGTCTGGGTGAACGGCAAGGAGGTCGCCACCTCCTCGACGGTGACCGGCGCGTACACCAAGTTCACCTTCGACGTCACCGGCACCCTCAAGTCCGGCGCCAACTCGCTGGCCGTCGAGATGTACCCGAACGACCCGTCCAAGATGCTGACGCTGGACGACGTCGACTGGAACCAGCTGCCGCCGGACAACAACACCGGCATCCAGTTCCCGATCCAGCTGCTGGTGGCCAACGCCCTGTCCATCGGCAACGCGCACGTGGTGCAGAACAACGCCGCCGACCTGAGCAGCTCCAAGCTGACCGTGAAGGCGGACGTGACCAACGCGGGCGGCAGCAGCCAGACCGGCACCGCGACCGCGACGATCACTCCCCCGTCCGGCGGCACGCCGATCACGGTCAGCCAGAGCGTCACCGTCGCCGCGCATTCCAAGGCCACGGTGACGTTCCCGGTGCAGACGATCTCGCACCCGCAGGTCTGGTGGCCGTACCAGATGGGCGCGCAGCCGATGTACACATTGGACACTTCCGTCAACGGCGGCAACGGCACCCACGAGCAGTTCGGCATCCGCACCATCACCACGAAGCTGATCGGCAAGGCCCCGATCGCGCCGGACGGCGTGCGCCAGTACTCCGTCAACGGCGTGCCGTTCGTGGTGCGCGGCGGCGGTTTCGCGCCGGACCTGTTCCTGCGCTACAACTCCGCCGACGTGTCCCGGCAGATCGCGCTGCTGAAGAACATGGGGCTCAACGTGATCCGGCTGGAGGGCCACCTGCTGCCGGACGACTTCTTCCAGCAGATGGACAAGGCCGGCATCCTGATCGACTCCGGCCAGCAGTGCTGTGACTTCTGGGAGGATCCGGGCACCGCGCAGGCCACCCTGGACCTGCTGCGGCTGTCCGCGCAGACCATCGGCGAGAACGAGCGCGACCACCCCAGCGTGTTCACCTACAGCTGGAGCGACAACGAGCCCAGCGCCGAGGTGGAGAGCGCCGAGCTGGCCGGCTTCAAGGCCGCCGACTTCAGCCAGCCGATCATCGCCTCCGCCGAGTACAAGAGCAGCCCGCAGCTGGGCCCGGCCGGTGAGAAGGAGGGCCCGTACGACTACGTGCCGCCGAACTACTGGTACGACACCAGCCACTACGACAGCGGCGACGACAGCCGCACCAACGCCGGCGGCTCCTGGGGCTTCGACAGCGAGCAGAGCGCCGGCGACACCGTGCCGACGCTGGACTCGATCAACCGCTTCCTGTCCGCGTCCGACCAGTCGCACCTGTGGCAGAACCCGGACTTCAACCAGTACCACGCCAACTACGAGACCGGGCACGGCGGCTACAAGTTCGGCACGCTGTACACCTTCGACACGGCGCTGACCAACCGCTACGGCAAGTGGTCCGACCTCGCCTCGTACGTGCAGGAGGCGCAGGTGCAGAACTACGAGAACACCCGCGCCCAGTTCGAGGCGTTCCTGGACCACTCCACCAACGCGGCGGCCCCGTCGACCGGCACGATCTACTGGCAGGCCAACAAGGGCTGGCCGACGCTGCTCTGGGACCTGTACAACTACGACGGCGACCAGGCCGGCAGCTTCTTCGGCGCGAAGAAGGCCAACCAGTCGCTGCACGCGCTGTTCGCCATCGACAACAACACGGTGACCCTGGACAACCTGTCCGGCGCCACCCAGTCGAACGTGTCGGTGGAGGCGAAGGTCTACGACACAGAAGGAAAGGTGTTGGACGACCAGGGCGTCAACGGCCTGTCGCTGAGCCCGCAGCAGGTGCGCAACGCGGTCGTCAAGCCGAAGGTGCCGACCAGCGCACCGGGAAACGTGTACTTCGTCGAGCTGCTGGTCAAGCAGGACAACGCCGTGGTGGACCGCAACGTGTACTGGCAGCCCACCAAGCAGGACGCGGTCAACTGGTCGTCCACTTTGGGCAATCCGCAGGCGACCATGTCGCAGTACGCCGACCTCACCGGTCTGAAGTCGCTGAAGGCGGCCACCGTCTCGGCCACCGCCACGACGTCCTCGGCATCGGGGCCGGACGGCGCGGACCGGGTGACCAAGGTGACGATCACCAACACGTCCACCACCCCGACGGTCGGCTTCTTCCTGCGGGCGGACGTGCGGCGCGGCACCTCGGCCGGCGCCGAGCAGCCCGGTGACAACCAGGTGACCTCGACCCTGTGGGACGACAACGACATCACGTTGTGGCCCGGCGAGTCGCAGACCCTGACCGTCACGTGGAAGTCCGGCGACCTCAACGGGGCGACCCCGGTGGTCAGCGTGAGCGGCTGGAACGTCGGCAAGATCGACGTGAAGGCGTGA
- a CDS encoding amidohydrolase, with protein MSSYEIGRRRLLQGFGLTAAASTAAIAAADPVLGATLAYDEKAGVSPATYQAPTGLARDGDAKSTALAWIGSHADEITGLGDRIWQYAELSLREWQSSLAVASLLTKYGFTVQWGAGGFPAAFVATYGSGGPVIGFNAEYDALPGLSQKSGVSSHDPLVYNYDAYGPTYGAGHGDAHNTLGAGGTAAAIAVSQAIRAQGLQATVKVFGTTGEEQLVGKPYMVKAGVYDGLDAFMDWHPFGATLAFWNTTSALTSATFTFLGAAGHGATPLGNRSGLDGALLMATMSEYLREKNVAPSGRFHYAVINGGGAPNVTPDMASIWFFVREGSPARLKVLYDKIVACAQAAAQASQTKLIHKFHSATWNSLGNKFGAELMNDNMTRIGPPVFTAADNALAKAIQHSLGKPEIGMPTTIVPLNPPPPAFGGGISTDTADVSWHVPTASALVATFPPGTPNHNWGVTATAASNIGHQGLLSAARYLAATAVDLITQPDLLAQFKQEFQARTAGVQWQSLIPDGQQPPLYEPPADFLAKTGQHWPPAGVTWPVPEVVSLEQLGSVGPDLPPVT; from the coding sequence GTGAGCAGCTACGAGATCGGCCGCAGAAGACTGTTGCAGGGCTTCGGCCTGACGGCGGCGGCCAGCACCGCGGCGATCGCCGCGGCGGACCCGGTGCTCGGCGCGACGCTGGCGTACGACGAGAAGGCCGGCGTGTCGCCGGCGACCTATCAGGCGCCCACCGGACTGGCCAGGGACGGCGACGCGAAATCCACCGCGCTGGCCTGGATCGGCTCGCACGCCGACGAGATCACCGGCCTGGGTGACCGGATCTGGCAGTATGCCGAGCTCTCGCTGCGGGAATGGCAGTCCTCCCTCGCCGTCGCGTCGCTGCTGACCAAGTACGGCTTCACCGTGCAGTGGGGCGCGGGCGGCTTTCCGGCGGCATTCGTGGCGACCTACGGATCCGGTGGTCCGGTCATCGGATTCAACGCCGAGTACGACGCGCTGCCCGGGCTGTCCCAGAAAAGCGGCGTGAGCAGCCATGATCCGCTCGTCTACAACTACGACGCCTACGGCCCGACCTACGGCGCCGGCCACGGCGACGCGCACAACACGCTCGGCGCCGGCGGCACCGCCGCGGCCATCGCCGTCAGCCAGGCGATCCGGGCGCAGGGCCTGCAGGCCACGGTCAAGGTCTTCGGCACCACCGGCGAGGAACAGCTGGTCGGCAAGCCGTACATGGTGAAGGCCGGGGTCTACGACGGCCTGGACGCGTTCATGGACTGGCACCCGTTCGGCGCCACCCTGGCGTTCTGGAACACCACCAGCGCGCTGACCTCGGCCACGTTCACCTTCCTCGGCGCGGCCGGGCACGGCGCGACGCCGCTGGGCAACCGCAGCGGCCTCGACGGCGCGCTGCTGATGGCCACCATGTCGGAGTACCTGCGGGAGAAGAACGTCGCGCCGTCCGGGCGGTTCCACTACGCGGTGATCAACGGCGGCGGCGCGCCGAACGTGACGCCGGACATGGCCAGCATCTGGTTCTTCGTGCGCGAGGGCAGCCCGGCCCGGCTGAAGGTGCTCTACGACAAGATCGTGGCGTGCGCGCAGGCGGCGGCCCAGGCCTCGCAGACCAAGCTGATCCACAAGTTCCACTCGGCCACGTGGAACTCGCTGGGCAACAAGTTCGGCGCCGAGCTGATGAACGACAACATGACCAGGATCGGGCCGCCGGTGTTCACCGCCGCGGACAACGCCCTGGCCAAGGCCATCCAGCACTCGCTGGGCAAGCCGGAGATCGGCATGCCCACGACGATCGTGCCGCTGAACCCGCCGCCGCCCGCGTTCGGCGGCGGGATCTCCACCGACACGGCGGATGTCAGCTGGCACGTGCCGACCGCGTCGGCGCTGGTGGCGACGTTCCCGCCGGGCACGCCCAACCACAACTGGGGCGTCACGGCGACGGCCGCGTCCAACATCGGGCACCAGGGGCTGCTGTCCGCGGCGCGGTACCTCGCGGCGACGGCCGTCGACCTCATCACGCAGCCGGACCTGTTGGCGCAGTTCAAGCAGGAGTTCCAGGCGCGGACCGCCGGCGTGCAGTGGCAGAGCCTGATCCCGGACGGCCAGCAGCCGCCGCTGTACGAGCCGCCCGCCGACTTCCTCGCCAAGACCGGCCAGCACTGGCCGCCGGCCGGCGTGACGTGGCCGGTGCCCGAGGTGGTGTCGCTGGAACAGCTGGGTTCCGTCGGCCCGGACCTGCCGCCCGTGACGTGA
- a CDS encoding HAD family hydrolase, translating into MDTVVLADVDGTLVDSNYHHAVAWFRAFREVGVTVPIWRIHRAIGMGGDQLVEAVAGERVELVHGDDVRAAWAEQVKPLLGEIVPLTGARDLLVEVKRLGCGLVLASSGKPEHVDHYLNLLGARDLADGWTTSEDVDATKPAPDLLGVALHKVPAERALALGDSVWDCEAAGKLGIPTVGLRTGGFGEAELRDAGAVRVYEDPSSLRAELRDVLELV; encoded by the coding sequence GTGGACACGGTTGTGCTTGCCGACGTCGACGGCACGCTCGTCGACAGCAACTACCACCATGCCGTGGCATGGTTCCGCGCGTTCCGAGAAGTCGGCGTCACCGTGCCGATCTGGCGGATTCACCGCGCGATCGGCATGGGCGGCGACCAACTTGTGGAGGCCGTCGCCGGCGAGCGCGTCGAGTTGGTGCACGGTGACGATGTGCGAGCCGCATGGGCGGAGCAGGTCAAGCCGCTGCTGGGCGAGATCGTGCCGCTGACCGGCGCGCGGGACCTGCTGGTCGAGGTGAAACGGCTGGGCTGTGGGCTGGTGTTGGCCAGCTCGGGCAAGCCGGAGCACGTCGACCACTACCTGAACCTGCTCGGGGCGCGCGATCTCGCCGACGGCTGGACGACGTCGGAGGACGTGGACGCCACCAAGCCGGCGCCGGACCTGCTGGGCGTCGCGCTGCACAAGGTGCCGGCCGAGCGGGCGCTCGCCCTGGGCGATTCCGTCTGGGACTGCGAGGCCGCCGGCAAGTTGGGCATTCCCACGGTGGGCCTGCGTACGGGCGGCTTCGGCGAGGCGGAACTGCGGGACGCCGGCGCGGTGCGGGTGTACGAGGACCCTTCGTCGCTGCGGGCCGAACTCCGGGACGTGCTGGAGCTCGTCTGA
- a CDS encoding DUF4235 domain-containing protein, with product MGKLGYKAIGMLLSVIAGAAAGAVSKRLWRVATGDHETPTATDRQQGWGRVLAAAAIEGAVFGLVKAATDRAGAKAYERVTGEWPD from the coding sequence ATGGGCAAACTCGGTTACAAGGCAATCGGAATGCTGCTGAGCGTGATCGCCGGCGCCGCCGCCGGAGCCGTGTCCAAACGGCTCTGGCGGGTGGCGACCGGCGATCACGAGACTCCGACGGCGACCGACCGTCAGCAGGGCTGGGGCCGCGTGCTCGCGGCCGCGGCCATCGAGGGCGCGGTGTTCGGCCTGGTCAAGGCCGCGACCGACCGCGCAGGCGCGAAAGCGTACGAGCGGGTCACCGGCGAGTGGCCGGACTAG
- a CDS encoding TetR/AcrR family transcriptional regulator, protein MTAGYRRSAGSPRGAARKQELLELVTEDLAVNGLVDFSLRRAARAAGTTHKVLLYHFEGAEDLLRQAVFRLRQRRIDNALAAVAVPGGGLAAFVRTVWPTLVAEETGLQRVLDQAMGLAMHDPDRHRDLGREASGQYLPVLMAACPAGWSESRKRGMAAMVLATLRGFLLERLVGDVTSADAGFDALVTLLEAAES, encoded by the coding sequence ATGACGGCGGGGTACAGGCGGTCCGCGGGGTCGCCGCGCGGCGCGGCGCGCAAGCAGGAGCTGCTCGAACTCGTGACCGAGGATCTCGCGGTCAACGGGCTGGTGGACTTCTCGCTGCGCCGGGCCGCGCGGGCGGCCGGCACCACGCACAAGGTGCTGCTCTACCACTTCGAAGGCGCCGAGGACCTGTTGCGGCAGGCCGTGTTCCGGCTGCGGCAGCGGCGTATCGACAACGCGCTGGCCGCGGTGGCGGTGCCGGGCGGCGGGCTGGCCGCGTTCGTGCGGACGGTGTGGCCGACGCTGGTGGCCGAGGAGACCGGACTGCAGCGGGTGCTGGACCAGGCGATGGGGTTGGCGATGCACGACCCGGACCGGCACCGCGACCTGGGGCGGGAGGCGTCCGGGCAGTACCTGCCGGTGCTGATGGCCGCCTGTCCCGCCGGGTGGTCGGAGTCGCGGAAGCGGGGCATGGCGGCGATGGTGTTGGCGACGCTGCGCGGGTTCCTGCTTGAGCGGCTCGTCGGGGACGTGACCAGCGCGGATGCCGGGTTCGACGCGTTGGTCACGCTGTTGGAGGCGGCCGAGAGCTGA
- a CDS encoding alpha/beta hydrolase, protein MRLVRKLAVLVLACVAGVGGAVAPPAAVASAANCSQADLPVSSASVVRLLTSPATMHGQLCLPEGTVPSAVQLLVHGGTYNSAYWDLPYEPDQYSYQRDMAKHGFATFAVDVLGAGLSSHPLSLPLTVWAEAEALHEVVGQLRSGAVGGIHFDKVVIVGHSVGSGLVASEASTYKDVDGVVLTGVTHIPSVPALGLGAALGLVPAFLSSVQNPGDPLYFTTKPGARGPLFYNAEDADPNVIAADEATKDQVSVPGMGTVAVFGIVAPVTLGINVPVLQAVGQDDILFCGLLALRDCSSAAALRAQEAPFYSAAAKLSVYVLPNAGHSLALHRNAGDYRDATRAWLGSTLGI, encoded by the coding sequence GTGAGGCTTGTCCGCAAGCTTGCCGTGCTGGTGCTTGCCTGCGTCGCGGGAGTCGGCGGGGCGGTCGCGCCGCCGGCCGCGGTCGCGTCGGCGGCGAACTGCTCGCAGGCGGATCTCCCGGTGAGCTCGGCGTCCGTGGTGCGGCTGCTGACGTCGCCGGCGACGATGCACGGCCAGTTGTGCCTGCCGGAGGGGACGGTCCCGTCGGCGGTGCAGCTGCTGGTGCACGGCGGCACGTACAACAGCGCGTACTGGGATCTGCCGTACGAGCCGGATCAGTACTCGTACCAGCGGGACATGGCCAAGCACGGCTTCGCCACGTTCGCGGTCGACGTGCTCGGGGCGGGCCTGAGCAGCCACCCGTTGAGCCTGCCGCTGACGGTCTGGGCCGAGGCGGAGGCGCTGCACGAGGTGGTCGGGCAGCTACGGAGCGGCGCCGTGGGCGGCATCCACTTCGACAAGGTGGTGATCGTCGGACACTCGGTCGGTTCCGGCCTCGTCGCCTCGGAAGCGTCGACGTACAAGGATGTCGACGGCGTGGTCCTGACCGGCGTCACGCACATCCCGTCCGTTCCGGCGCTGGGGCTGGGCGCGGCGCTCGGCCTGGTGCCGGCGTTCCTGTCGTCGGTGCAGAACCCCGGCGACCCGCTGTACTTCACCACGAAGCCGGGGGCGCGCGGACCGCTGTTCTACAACGCCGAAGACGCGGACCCGAATGTGATCGCCGCCGACGAGGCGACGAAGGACCAGGTGTCGGTGCCGGGCATGGGCACGGTCGCGGTCTTCGGCATCGTCGCGCCGGTGACGCTGGGCATCAACGTGCCGGTGCTGCAGGCGGTCGGCCAGGACGACATCCTGTTCTGCGGCCTGCTGGCACTGCGTGACTGCTCGTCGGCGGCGGCGCTGCGGGCCCAGGAGGCCCCGTTCTACTCCGCCGCCGCGAAGCTGTCGGTGTACGTGCTGCCCAACGCGGGCCATTCCCTGGCGCTGCACCGCAATGCCGGCGACTACCGGGACGCGACCCGCGCCTGGCTCGGCTCCACGTTGGGCATCTGA
- a CDS encoding class I SAM-dependent methyltransferase gives MTDVDALTALTEGDRRRARQLAAAGTSLLAGALTAYLDNEAAGSVYDQPAAFEAFISGGGNVGLYAAVEDALADQYRELAPSRLADIGCGDGRVVRNALASSGHLPDELTLVEPSAALLARAVRDLTPTRAYAGTVQLYLSDVDTEFDLVESTFAMHTIRHDERTEVLARLRDRAERLVIVDFDVPAVEHGSPAHLRFLAETYERGLSEYAEDRDLVAQGFLMPVLVGQLTPGARRVTWEQPAAAWRAQLEKAGYRTVSVATLHDYWSSPAFLLIAQ, from the coding sequence ATGACCGATGTCGACGCGTTGACCGCGCTCACCGAGGGCGACCGCCGACGGGCACGGCAGCTGGCCGCCGCCGGCACGTCGTTGCTGGCCGGGGCCCTGACGGCGTACCTGGACAACGAGGCGGCCGGCTCGGTGTACGACCAGCCGGCGGCGTTCGAGGCGTTCATCAGCGGCGGCGGCAATGTCGGCCTGTACGCGGCGGTCGAGGACGCGCTGGCCGACCAGTACCGCGAACTGGCCCCGTCGCGGCTGGCGGACATCGGTTGCGGGGATGGCCGCGTCGTCCGCAATGCCCTTGCCAGCAGCGGACATCTGCCCGATGAGCTGACGCTGGTCGAGCCGTCGGCGGCGCTGCTGGCCCGGGCCGTCCGCGACCTGACGCCGACGCGGGCCTACGCCGGCACAGTGCAGTTGTATCTGTCCGATGTGGACACCGAGTTCGACCTCGTCGAGTCGACCTTCGCCATGCACACCATTCGGCACGACGAGCGCACGGAAGTCCTTGCCCGGCTGCGGGACCGCGCCGAACGGCTGGTGATCGTCGACTTCGACGTGCCGGCCGTCGAGCACGGCAGCCCGGCGCATCTCCGCTTTCTCGCCGAGACGTACGAACGGGGGTTGTCCGAGTACGCCGAGGACCGGGACCTGGTTGCCCAAGGCTTCCTGATGCCGGTGCTGGTCGGCCAGCTGACCCCGGGCGCGCGACGCGTCACTTGGGAGCAGCCGGCCGCCGCGTGGCGGGCGCAACTGGAGAAGGCCGGCTACCGGACCGTCTCCGTCGCCACGCTGCACGACTACTGGTCCTCGCCGGCCTTCCTGCTGATCGCCCAGTGA
- a CDS encoding alpha/beta fold hydrolase, giving the protein MAEIELSCGVLEYSDRGSGPVVVLLHGLLMDSSLWDATVELLGGEYRCVVPTLPLGAHRIPVTGDLSLPAIAGLVRELLVRLDLRDVTLVGNDTGGALAQLLAQDERVARIVLASCDAFDNFPPGLTGKTLVSLGKLSPGLFGAFMQQMRVRLVRRLPISFGWLTKRGDAVVREWIRPVLGRPEIRRDAVRMLRSLGGFRVELEQASAAMARFDGPAVVVWAAEDRVMPVEHGRRLAELLPRGKLVEVADSYTLIPLDRPAEMASAIRLVCDSR; this is encoded by the coding sequence GTGGCCGAGATCGAGCTGTCGTGCGGTGTGCTGGAGTACTCGGACCGGGGATCCGGGCCGGTGGTCGTGCTGCTGCACGGGTTGCTGATGGATTCGTCGCTGTGGGACGCGACGGTCGAGCTGCTGGGCGGGGAGTACCGGTGTGTCGTGCCGACGCTGCCGCTGGGGGCGCACCGGATTCCGGTGACGGGGGACCTTTCGCTGCCGGCGATTGCCGGGTTGGTGCGGGAGTTGTTGGTGCGGCTGGATCTGCGTGACGTCACCTTGGTCGGCAACGACACCGGCGGCGCGTTGGCGCAGCTGTTGGCGCAGGACGAGCGGGTGGCCCGGATCGTGCTGGCCTCGTGCGACGCGTTCGACAACTTCCCGCCGGGGTTGACCGGGAAGACGTTGGTGTCGCTGGGGAAGCTGTCGCCGGGGCTGTTCGGGGCGTTCATGCAGCAGATGCGGGTCCGGCTGGTGCGGCGGCTGCCGATCTCGTTCGGGTGGCTGACCAAACGGGGCGACGCCGTGGTGCGGGAGTGGATCCGGCCGGTGCTCGGTCGGCCCGAGATCCGGCGGGACGCCGTGCGAATGCTGCGTTCCCTTGGCGGCTTCCGCGTGGAGCTGGAGCAGGCGTCGGCGGCGATGGCTCGGTTCGACGGGCCGGCGGTCGTCGTGTGGGCGGCCGAGGACCGGGTGATGCCGGTCGAGCACGGCCGGCGGCTGGCGGAGTTGTTGCCGCGTGGAAAGTTGGTGGAGGTTGCGGACAGCTACACGCTGATCCCGCTGGACCGGCCGGCGGAGATGGCGTCGGCGATCCGGCTGGTGTGCGACAGCCGTTGA